In Lates calcarifer isolate ASB-BC8 linkage group LG4, TLL_Latcal_v3, whole genome shotgun sequence, a genomic segment contains:
- the LOC108896699 gene encoding dual specificity protein phosphatase CDC14AB, translating into MAEEYEQSGVSEFIKDRLYFATLRVKPKNTANTHYFSTDEEFVYESFYADFGPLNLAMLYRYCCKLNKKLKSFTMSRKKLVHYTSYDQKKRANAAVLIGVYAVIYLKRSPEEVYRTLISGNNTGYLPFRDAAVGECSFSLTVLDCLQAIRKALQHGFLDFENFDVEEYEHYERVENGDMNWIIPAKVLAFSSPHSRSKIENGYPLHAPEAYFAYFRQNDITAVVRLNRKLYDGRRFENAGFEHHDLFFLDGTTPSDLIVRRFVHVCESTEGAVAVHCKAGLGRTGTLIGCYLMKHFRFTAAEAIAWIRICRPGSIIGPQQNFLEEKQYSLWVQGDVYRSKQKLLHSPDSEGGKQETMSRLLSSMDDLSINTTLYKSYSLDENNCKDSSLTQGDKLRALKGKRPPRSVSSSSRLNLSKTSHCSILPPPKSTKVPLSFSSSSSSSKMLVRSSSSSITQIKSPFSLSLFSTRPAVIH; encoded by the exons TTTCTATGCTGACTTTGGTCCCCTCAACCTGGCCATGTTGTACAGATACTGCTGCAAACTCAACAAGAAGCTGAAG TCCTTCACAATGTCCAGGAAGAAACTGGTTCACTACACCAGTTATGACCAGAAGAAAAGAGCCAATGCTGCTGTCCTCATTGGTGTCTATGCT GTGATCTATTTGAAAAGAAGTCCAGAAGAAGTCTACAGGACTCTTATCTCAGGAAACAACACAGGCTACCTGCCAttcag GGATGCAGCAGTGGGAGAGTGTTCCTTCAGCCTCACTGTGCTTGACTGTTTACAAGCAATACGCAAG gcaTTACAACATGGTTTCCTGGACTTTGAAAACTTTGATGTTGAGGAATATGAACATTATGAG cGTGTAGAAAACGGGGATATGAACTGGATCATTCCAGCGAAGGTTCTGGCGTTCAGCAGCCCTCACTCTCGCAGTAAGATAGAGAATG GTTATCCTCTCCACGCTCCTGAGGCGTACTTTGCATACTTTCGCCAAAATGACATCACAGCCGTGGTCCgcttaaacaggaagttgtatGATGGCAGGCGGTTTGAGAACGCAGGATTTGAGCACCATGATCTTTTCTTCCTGGATGGGACCACACCCTCTGATCTCATCGTCAGACGCTTCGTCCATGTGTGTGAAAGTACAGAGGGCGCTGTGGCTGTGCACTGTAAAG CTGGCCTGGGCCGCACAGGCACTCTCATCGGCTGCTACCTAATGAAGCACTTCCGGTTCACTGCAGCTGAGGCCATTGCTTGGATCAGAATCTGCCGGCCTGGATCCATCATTGGTCCACAACAGAACTTCTTAGAGGA GAAACAGTACAGTTTGTGGGTCCAGGGTGACGTCTATCGCTCCAAACAGAAACTG cttcacagcCCTGACtcagagggagggaaacaggAAACCATGTCCCGCCTACTCTCAAGCATGGACGATCTGTCAATCAACACCACTCTCTACAAATCATACAGCTTAGACGAG aaTAACTGCAAGGACAGCAGTCTGACTCAGGGAGACAAACTGAGAGCACTGAAGGGAAAGCGACCACCGAGATCAGTCTCATCCTCCTCAAG GTTAAACCTGTCCAAGACGTCTCACTGCTCCATCCTCCCACCGCCTAAGTCCACTAAAgtccccctctccttctcctcctcttcctcctcttctaaGATGCTGGTAcgaagctcctcctcctccatcacacagATCAAGAG TCCCTTCAGCCTCAGTCTGTTCAGCACCAGACCTGCTGTCATTCACTGA